The proteins below come from a single Piscinibacter gummiphilus genomic window:
- a CDS encoding type I secretion system permease/ATPase, producing the protein MPQSDAADNGNAPARQASLGALCLVARLHHVAADPAHIAHQLGWTPSYSPSAADLLLAAKHLGLKAKLARSTVDRLSLSPLPAIALTRDGRAVVLAQCDGQRVLLQEPGGRPTIEPVGVFTEEWSGQLILIASRASLTGALAKFDFSWFIPSLVKYRRLLGEVLLVSLFLQLFALISPLFFQVVMDKVLVHRGVSTLDVLVIGLVVVVLFESVLTTLRTYVFSHTTSRIDVELGARLFRHLLQLPLAYFQARRVGDSVARVRELENIRSFLTGNAITIVLDIAFSVIFIAVMLFYSVPLTLIVLASLPLYVTLSVILVPILRARLDEKFARGAENQALLVEAVTGIQTVKASALEPATAKRWDDQLAAYVSASFKTSTLASYGHEGINLIGKLVGAATLWYGARLVMDQQLSVGQFVAFNMFAQRVAQPIMRMAQLWTDFQQTGISMARLGDILNTRTEVPPAAAAQLPPLKGAIQFDQVSFRYRPEAPPVLHTLSLQIRPGEVIGIVGRSGSGKSTLTKLVQRLYTPEQGRVLVDGIDISLIDAAQLRRQIGVVLQENLLFNRSVRENIAITDPAAPIEAVMHAATLAGAHDFVSELPEGYDTIVGEQGSSLSGGQRQRIAIARALFTNPRVLILDEATSALDYESEAILQRNMAGICQGRTVIIIAHRLSSVRQAHRIIAMDKGRIVEQGSHDELLKNPKGLYAHLWAMQAGSQP; encoded by the coding sequence CTGCCGCAGTCAGATGCGGCAGACAATGGGAATGCGCCAGCGAGGCAGGCGTCATTGGGGGCGCTTTGCCTCGTGGCCCGTCTGCATCACGTGGCCGCTGATCCGGCTCACATAGCCCATCAGCTCGGCTGGACACCAAGCTACTCCCCTTCAGCGGCTGACCTGCTGCTGGCTGCAAAGCACCTCGGCCTCAAGGCCAAACTCGCCCGCAGCACCGTTGATCGGCTCAGCCTTTCCCCACTACCGGCCATCGCGCTGACGCGCGATGGCCGCGCAGTTGTCCTTGCCCAGTGCGACGGTCAGCGCGTGCTTCTGCAAGAGCCCGGCGGCCGGCCGACGATCGAGCCGGTGGGCGTCTTTACCGAGGAGTGGAGCGGTCAGCTCATCCTCATCGCTAGCCGCGCCTCCCTGACGGGCGCTCTCGCGAAGTTCGACTTTAGCTGGTTCATTCCCAGCTTGGTGAAATACCGGCGCTTGCTCGGCGAAGTGCTGCTCGTCTCGCTGTTCCTGCAGCTCTTCGCCCTCATCAGCCCCTTGTTCTTCCAGGTCGTGATGGACAAGGTACTTGTGCACCGGGGCGTTTCCACGCTCGACGTGCTGGTTATCGGGCTTGTCGTTGTGGTCCTCTTCGAAAGCGTGCTCACCACGCTTCGCACCTACGTCTTCAGCCACACCACGAGCCGCATCGACGTCGAACTTGGCGCACGCCTCTTCCGCCACCTGCTGCAACTGCCCTTGGCCTACTTCCAGGCCCGAAGAGTGGGTGATTCGGTAGCCCGCGTGCGCGAGCTAGAGAACATCCGCAGTTTTTTGACCGGCAACGCTATCACCATCGTGCTCGACATCGCCTTCTCGGTGATCTTCATCGCGGTGATGCTCTTCTACAGCGTCCCGCTCACCTTGATCGTGTTGGCCAGCCTGCCGCTGTACGTTACGCTGAGCGTCATCCTCGTCCCCATCCTGCGCGCCCGCCTCGACGAGAAATTCGCCCGCGGCGCCGAGAACCAGGCCCTGCTGGTGGAGGCGGTGACCGGCATCCAGACCGTCAAGGCCAGCGCCCTCGAGCCCGCCACTGCGAAGCGCTGGGACGACCAGCTCGCCGCCTACGTCTCAGCCAGCTTCAAGACCAGCACGCTGGCCAGCTACGGCCACGAAGGCATCAACCTCATTGGCAAGCTTGTCGGTGCCGCGACCCTGTGGTACGGCGCCCGTCTCGTGATGGACCAGCAGCTGAGCGTCGGCCAGTTCGTCGCCTTCAACATGTTCGCCCAGCGCGTCGCGCAGCCCATCATGCGCATGGCGCAGCTCTGGACCGACTTCCAGCAGACCGGCATCTCCATGGCCCGCCTGGGCGACATCCTGAACACACGCACTGAAGTGCCGCCTGCTGCCGCGGCGCAGCTGCCCCCGCTCAAAGGCGCCATCCAGTTCGACCAGGTCAGCTTCCGCTACCGTCCCGAAGCGCCCCCGGTCCTGCACACCCTGAGCCTGCAGATCCGCCCCGGCGAAGTGATCGGCATCGTCGGCCGCAGCGGCTCCGGCAAGAGCACCCTCACCAAGCTCGTTCAGCGCCTCTACACCCCCGAGCAGGGCCGGGTGCTCGTCGACGGCATCGACATCAGCCTGATCGATGCCGCCCAGCTCAGAAGGCAGATCGGCGTCGTGCTGCAGGAGAACCTGCTCTTCAACCGCAGCGTGCGCGAGAACATCGCCATCACCGACCCGGCAGCCCCCATCGAAGCCGTGATGCACGCCGCCACGCTAGCTGGGGCGCATGACTTCGTGAGCGAGCTGCCCGAGGGGTACGACACCATCGTCGGCGAGCAGGGCAGCAGCCTCTCCGGCGGGCAGCGCCAGCGCATCGCGATCGCCAGAGCGCTCTTCACTAACCCCCGAGTGCTCATCCTGGATGAAGCTACCAGCGCCCTCGACTACGAGAGCGAAGCCATCCTCCAGCGCAACATGGCTGGCATCTGCCAGGGCCGCACCGTGATCATCATCGCCCACCGCCTAAGCAGCGTTCGCCAGGCCCACCGCATCATCGCCATGGACAAGGGACGCATCGTCGAGCAAGGCTCCCACGATGAGCTGCTCAAGAACCCGAAGGGCCTCTACGCCCACCTCTGGGCCATGCAGGCCGGAAGCCAGCCATGA